In Etheostoma spectabile isolate EspeVRDwgs_2016 chromosome 20, UIUC_Espe_1.0, whole genome shotgun sequence, the following are encoded in one genomic region:
- the htr1d gene encoding 5-hydroxytryptamine receptor 1D: MELDNSSLDYLTSNFTEIPDTTTTPHWSKATLLGLQISLSALLAVVTLATVLSNAFVIATIFLTRKLHTPANFLIGSLAVTDLLVSILVMPISIVYTVSKTWSLGQIVCDIWLSSDITFCTASILHLCVIALDRYWAITDALEYSKRRTMRRAMIMVGVVWVISISISMPPLFWRQAKAHEELTECMVNTDQISYTLYSTFGAFYIPTVLLIILYGRIYVAARSRIFKTPSSSGKRFTTAQLIQTSAGSSLCSLNSASNQEAHLHSGNVGGVGGGGGGSPLFMNSVKVKLADSVLERKRLCAARERKATKTLGIILGAFIICWLPFFVGTLVMAICKECWFDPMLFDIFTWLGYLNSLINPVIYTVFNDEFKQAFQKLIKFRRCF; encoded by the coding sequence ATGGAGCTGGATAATAGTTCACTGGATTACTTGACCAGCAACTTCACAGAGATTCCTGACACTACAACAACTCCACACTGGAGCAAGGCCACACTACTCGGCCTCCAGATCTCCCTGTCTGCACTGTTAGCTGTCGTCACCCTGGCTACCGTGCTCTCAAACGCCTTTGTCATCGCCACCATCTTTTTGACCAGGAAGCTCCACACACCTGCCAACTTCCTGATCGGCTCCCTTGCCGTCACAGATCTGCTGGTGTCTATTTTAGTCATGCCAATCAGCATCGTCTACACTGTGAGCAAGACCTGGTCGCTGGGGCAGATTGTCTGTGACATCTGGCTGTCGTCCGATATCACCTTCTGCACGGCCTCCATCTTGCACCTGTGTGTGATTGCATTGGACCGCTACTGGGCCATCACAGACGCCCTGGAGTACTCGAAACGCCGCACCATGCGTCGGGCAATGATCATGGTTGGGGTGGTGTGGGTGATCTCCATATCGATTTCCATGCCTCCACTTTTCTGGCGACAAGCCAAAGCCCATGAGGAGCTGACGGAGTGCATGGTCAATACAGATCAGATCTCTTACACCCTATACTCCACCTTCGGCGCCTTTTACATCCCCACAGTGCTGCTCATCATCCTCTATGGACGGATCTATGTTGCCGCCCGCTCCCGTATTTTCAAGACGCCGTCTTCTTCAGGGAAACGTTTCACCACAGCACAGCTCATCCAGACCTCTGCAGgctcctctctctgttctcttaaTTCTGCCTCAAACCAGGAAGCACACCTACACTCTGGCAACGTGGGAGGtgtgggaggaggagggggaggatcACCTCTATTCATGAATAGCGTTAAAGTGAAGCTGGCAGACAGTGTGCTGGAGAGGAAACGTCTGTGTGCGGCTCGGGAGAGGAAAGCGACCAAGACACTGGGCATCATCCTGGGCGCTTTCATTATCTGTTGGCTCCCATTTTTTGTGGGCACGCTCGTCATGGCCATATGTAAAGAGTGCTGGTTTGATCCAATGCTTTTTGATATATTTACCTGGCTGGGATACCTGAACTCCCTGATCAATCCCGTTATCTACACCGTATTCAATGATGAGTTCAAACAGGCTTTTCAAAAACTCATTAAATTCAGAAGatgcttttga